One segment of Leptospiraceae bacterium DNA contains the following:
- a CDS encoding DUF309 domain-containing protein, with product MKFDPDVYPILEKISKHSTPEETREYAFLHALDFFRNKKYFEAHEVWEFQWKKETGDCKLFIQSLIQISVAMNKIYVNVNLVGALSQTNLALEKLKLLEENISLPSNAKNFLASTITNLNLLVYLLTNELEYTTYLPPEFPDDCYLFFIS from the coding sequence ATGAAATTTGATCCGGATGTTTACCCTATACTAGAAAAAATCAGCAAACATTCTACGCCAGAGGAAACTCGAGAGTATGCGTTTTTACATGCTCTAGATTTTTTTCGAAATAAAAAGTATTTTGAAGCTCATGAGGTGTGGGAGTTTCAATGGAAAAAGGAAACAGGCGATTGTAAGTTATTCATTCAATCACTCATTCAAATATCTGTAGCGATGAATAAAATCTATGTTAATGTTAATCTTGTAGGTGCTCTATCACAAACCAACTTAGCTTTAGAAAAACTAAAATTATTGGAGGAAAATATTTCTCTACCTTCGAATGCAAAAAATTTTCTAGCGAGTACTATTACGAACTTAAACCTTTTAGTTTATTTACTTACAAATGAATTAGAATATACTACTTATTTGCCGCCCGAATTTCCGGATGATTGTTATCTATTTTTTATATCGTAA
- a CDS encoding HAMP domain-containing protein: protein MNEKNNLDTTTNSNSENKSFKKSKFTIRFKLLLIISTIILFSLSAIISIATVYFKENAKTTILENTFGMTMILTDNLSSKFLALSKNLKIVAENVTEQEGSKTKNKDLKSIFFENDSDVLFFGIYKQEGEDLVLIHKLYNENKNTNVASEENDFISTANALSNYFLRSFAGATVLRNASPIFKSPILGFSIPFKEVNNKKTIIIAFIRLNSILQSFQTSGTGIASNFLVDEEGNLLAHSNMDFITQGKNISSLPIVKTMQADKIGNGQTRFTDENNVPYLGSFKKLGFTSGGVISTVNEEKAFEEIRNMQIRNIYLMIVVLMLSILFVYFYANSLTNPILKLVDASHEVEKGNYGVNLPVGSHDETGILTNSFNSMTKGLDEREKMKDAFGKFVNKDIAEMAMKGEIKLGGERKYCAIFFSDIRSFTSISEKLEPEEVVEFLNQYMTEMVKCVNNSHGIVDKFIGDAIMATWGALHTDDMAVENAINGTLMMRTALLKFNKGRGGDKKPIIQIGCGINSGYVISGQIGSNERLEYTVIGDAVNLASRIEALNKPFGTDILISEEAYSKVKDIFHVEKMQSIKVKGKEEPQVIYAVLGRKDDPSCVKTLTELRTLLNIKYEAPEPAAKGKGKKKKSSDDEEKEVKYEILE, encoded by the coding sequence ATGAACGAAAAAAACAACCTAGATACGACTACAAATTCCAATTCCGAGAATAAGAGTTTTAAGAAATCAAAATTTACGATTCGATTTAAATTACTACTTATCATCTCTACGATTATTTTATTTTCTCTTTCTGCCATTATTAGCATTGCAACAGTTTATTTTAAAGAAAATGCAAAAACGACAATCTTAGAGAATACTTTCGGTATGACGATGATTCTTACAGATAATTTGAGCTCAAAGTTTTTAGCTCTATCTAAGAATTTAAAAATTGTAGCCGAGAACGTAACTGAGCAAGAAGGCTCAAAAACAAAAAATAAAGACTTAAAAAGTATATTTTTTGAAAATGATAGTGATGTTTTATTTTTTGGTATATACAAACAGGAAGGTGAAGATTTAGTTTTAATCCATAAACTTTATAACGAAAACAAAAATACAAATGTTGCTTCGGAAGAAAATGATTTCATAAGTACAGCAAATGCTCTATCTAATTATTTTTTACGTTCCTTCGCTGGAGCTACAGTTCTAAGAAATGCAAGTCCAATTTTTAAATCACCTATATTAGGCTTTAGCATTCCATTCAAAGAAGTAAATAATAAAAAAACAATCATCATTGCATTCATTCGTTTAAACAGTATTTTACAGTCGTTCCAAACTTCAGGTACAGGCATTGCGAGTAATTTTTTAGTCGATGAAGAAGGAAACCTATTAGCTCATTCTAATATGGATTTCATAACGCAAGGTAAAAATATTTCCTCCTTACCAATTGTTAAAACAATGCAAGCAGATAAAATCGGAAATGGCCAAACTAGATTTACTGATGAGAATAACGTTCCTTACCTCGGTTCATTTAAAAAACTAGGATTTACATCTGGAGGAGTTATTTCAACAGTCAACGAAGAAAAAGCATTCGAAGAAATTCGTAATATGCAAATTAGAAATATCTATCTCATGATTGTTGTGTTAATGTTATCTATTCTATTTGTATATTTTTATGCAAATAGTCTTACAAATCCTATTCTCAAATTAGTAGATGCATCACATGAAGTTGAAAAAGGAAACTACGGTGTAAATCTCCCAGTAGGATCACACGATGAAACTGGTATTCTAACTAATTCATTTAACTCAATGACTAAAGGTCTTGATGAAAGAGAAAAAATGAAGGATGCATTTGGAAAATTTGTAAACAAAGACATTGCAGAAATGGCAATGAAAGGGGAAATAAAATTAGGTGGTGAAAGAAAATACTGTGCTATTTTCTTTTCCGACATTCGTTCCTTCACTTCCATTTCAGAAAAATTAGAGCCCGAAGAAGTGGTAGAATTTTTAAATCAATATATGACTGAAATGGTAAAATGCGTAAATAATTCGCATGGCATTGTAGATAAATTTATCGGAGATGCCATCATGGCAACTTGGGGTGCGCTCCACACAGATGACATGGCCGTTGAAAATGCAATCAATGGAACTTTAATGATGCGTACCGCCCTACTAAAATTTAACAAAGGAAGAGGCGGTGATAAAAAACCGATTATTCAAATTGGCTGTGGGATTAACAGTGGTTACGTTATTTCTGGTCAAATTGGATCAAACGAGAGATTGGAATATACCGTTATTGGAGATGCAGTGAACTTAGCATCCCGCATCGAAGCATTGAATAAACCATTTGGTACTGATATTCTCATCTCTGAGGAAGCATATTCCAAAGTAAAAGATATCTTTCATGTAGAAAAAATGCAATCTATTAAGGTTAAGGGAAAAGAAGAACCTCAAGTGATTTATGCGGTTCTAGGTAGAAAAGACGACCCTTCTTGTGTTAAGACCTTAACTGAACTAAGAACATTACTCAATATAAAATATGAAGCACCTGAACCAGCGGCAAAGGGCAAAGGAAAAAAGAAAAAAAGTTCGGACGATGAGGAGAAAGAAGTAAAATATGAAATTCTGGAATAA
- a CDS encoding UDP-galactose-lipid carrier transferase, whose product MNNKFKFQNINFSESLTNKEYKKIIDELQERARRYSHFSYKKKRSIILVFEGWDAAGKGGAIRRLTSRIDPRLYTVISIAAPNEVERNHHYLWRFWTKLPGYGNIGIFDRSWYGRVLVERVEGFAKQEEWERSYGEIVNFEEDLTDAGTIIIKFWLHISSEEQLTRFNARKDDPLKRWKLTDEDWRNREKWLLYEEAAEETFSRTHKPNSPWHIIPANDKYFARTEVLRIFCDRLENELNIPSKFS is encoded by the coding sequence ATGAATAATAAATTTAAATTTCAAAATATAAATTTTTCTGAATCCCTAACAAATAAAGAATATAAAAAAATCATAGACGAATTGCAAGAAAGAGCAAGACGTTACTCGCATTTTAGTTATAAGAAAAAAAGAAGTATTATCCTTGTATTCGAAGGTTGGGATGCCGCCGGCAAAGGTGGGGCTATACGACGATTAACCTCAAGGATTGATCCGAGACTCTATACAGTTATATCAATTGCAGCTCCAAACGAAGTAGAACGTAATCACCATTATCTCTGGAGATTTTGGACAAAACTTCCTGGATACGGAAATATTGGTATATTTGATAGATCTTGGTATGGAAGAGTTTTAGTAGAGAGAGTTGAAGGATTTGCAAAACAGGAAGAATGGGAAAGATCATATGGAGAAATTGTTAATTTTGAAGAAGACTTAACAGATGCAGGAACAATCATTATAAAATTTTGGCTTCATATATCTTCAGAAGAACAATTAACTAGGTTCAATGCCCGTAAGGATGATCCTCTCAAAAGATGGAAACTAACTGATGAAGATTGGCGAAATCGAGAAAAATGGCTATTGTATGAAGAAGCGGCAGAAGAAACTTTTTCTAGAACTCATAAACCTAATTCTCCTTGGCATATAATTCCAGCCAATGATAAATACTTTGCAAGAACAGAAGTGTTAAGAATATTTTGTGACCGTCTTGAAAACGAATTAAATATTCCTTCTAAATTTTCATGA
- a CDS encoding 2-C-methyl-D-erythritol 4-phosphate cytidylyltransferase, whose protein sequence is MNNIFGIILSGGSGSRMRLSKPKQFSKLRDMSLLEHSVKSFNDWGFFKSIVVVSNLDFIVETENSISRYLLANDRIVPGGTTRHESCIKGLEAIQYDDKDIIVFHDSARPFFLKSELHAVTNAAVMYGAASIADNVTETVVSCAEGKVEAILNRDEINLIKTPQALHTSLLSILQKEKLEEDPTDLCSWALQFGVKTFLIKSNPFNMKITREGDLEMAEKYYDLFKQLEVN, encoded by the coding sequence ATGAATAATATTTTTGGAATTATTTTATCCGGTGGGTCTGGAAGTCGAATGAGACTCTCCAAGCCTAAACAATTTTCCAAACTGCGAGACATGAGTTTATTAGAACATTCTGTCAAGTCCTTCAACGATTGGGGATTTTTTAAATCAATAGTTGTAGTTTCTAATTTAGATTTTATTGTAGAGACTGAAAATTCTATTTCCAGATATTTACTAGCAAATGATCGCATTGTTCCAGGTGGAACCACTCGACACGAAAGTTGTATTAAAGGTTTAGAAGCAATTCAATACGATGATAAAGATATTATTGTATTCCATGATTCAGCTCGTCCTTTCTTTTTGAAATCAGAATTGCATGCAGTAACAAATGCGGCAGTTATGTATGGAGCGGCCTCTATCGCGGATAACGTAACAGAAACGGTAGTTTCCTGTGCAGAGGGAAAAGTAGAGGCCATTTTGAATCGAGACGAAATTAATTTAATAAAAACACCTCAAGCACTACATACATCTTTACTCTCTATACTACAAAAGGAAAAATTAGAAGAAGATCCAACTGATTTGTGTTCTTGGGCTTTGCAGTTCGGAGTAAAAACTTTTTTAATAAAGTCAAATCCATTTAATATGAAAATTACTAGAGAAGGGGATTTAGAGATGGCTGAAAAATACTACGATTTATTTAAACAATTGGAAGTAAATTAA
- a CDS encoding aldo/keto reductase encodes MDPFSDLYHSDLIQGYATKEHTNEYFHRILKDEDKLSYSELDGIKISRLGFGCYRINRGNPIFENALELALSNGINLIDTSSNYGDGSSETLVGEVLKNLIHQTIIKREEIFVVTKIGYIQGKNLQLVEEMEKTGKSFTDLVYYNSNCYHCISPDFLEDQLERARKRLGLTVIDSVLLHNPEYFLMDREKHNVSQEKSQLEYYHRIEKAFHFLETKRKLGVIRSFGISSNTFPKEESSYTFTSLEKVFEIAEKVRKELMLPSSGLKIIQFPANLYETGFITEKNTNGKSIVEFAYEKKLFTLVNRPLNAMKKKGGMDRLAIYRGKDLAIVEKSLQNYQLKLKEFQDSLFQSLGIEQEEFTFLTVLENYKDKFLSVEHYRQTLNYSIIPQLKKLLTRIGRLDTNGEFYDSYLHLLNEGIEILEQVIESKESTKMIPLLKKLEKSNSTLVDKTLSQAAVLSILSFNGINSVLVGMRNENYVNDMLPVLISELPKFSEEEFKEYEI; translated from the coding sequence ATGGATCCTTTTTCGGATTTATACCATTCTGATTTAATTCAAGGTTATGCCACAAAAGAACACACAAATGAATACTTTCATAGAATTTTAAAAGATGAGGATAAGCTTAGTTATTCAGAATTAGATGGAATTAAAATTTCTAGATTGGGGTTTGGATGTTATCGAATCAATCGCGGAAATCCTATATTTGAAAACGCTTTAGAGTTAGCACTTTCAAATGGTATTAATTTAATTGATACGTCTAGTAATTATGGGGATGGATCGAGCGAAACACTCGTTGGTGAAGTTTTAAAAAACTTAATTCATCAAACCATTATAAAACGAGAAGAAATATTTGTAGTTACGAAAATCGGATACATTCAGGGGAAAAATCTCCAACTCGTCGAAGAAATGGAGAAAACCGGAAAATCTTTTACTGATTTAGTATACTATAATTCAAATTGTTATCATTGTATCAGCCCCGATTTTTTAGAAGATCAATTAGAGAGAGCTAGAAAAAGGTTAGGTTTAACTGTAATTGATTCAGTCCTATTGCATAATCCTGAATATTTCCTAATGGATCGTGAAAAACACAATGTAAGTCAAGAAAAATCTCAACTTGAATACTATCATAGAATAGAAAAGGCATTTCATTTTTTAGAGACAAAAAGGAAACTTGGTGTTATCCGCTCTTTTGGAATATCAAGTAACACTTTCCCGAAGGAAGAATCTTCCTATACATTTACTTCTCTAGAAAAAGTATTTGAAATAGCCGAAAAAGTTCGTAAAGAGTTAATGTTGCCTTCCTCTGGATTAAAAATCATTCAATTTCCGGCTAATCTATACGAAACCGGATTTATTACTGAAAAAAATACAAATGGAAAATCCATTGTAGAATTTGCTTATGAAAAAAAACTTTTTACTCTTGTAAATCGACCTTTAAATGCCATGAAAAAAAAGGGAGGAATGGATCGGTTAGCCATTTACCGCGGCAAGGATTTAGCAATCGTAGAAAAATCTTTGCAAAACTATCAATTGAAACTAAAAGAATTTCAAGATAGTTTATTCCAATCTCTTGGAATCGAACAAGAAGAGTTTACGTTTCTTACTGTACTTGAAAACTATAAAGATAAATTTTTAAGTGTTGAGCACTATCGTCAAACACTGAATTACAGTATTATACCCCAATTAAAAAAACTTCTCACTCGAATTGGTAGACTAGATACGAATGGAGAATTTTACGATTCCTATTTACATTTACTAAATGAAGGTATTGAGATTCTAGAACAAGTTATTGAATCAAAAGAAAGTACGAAAATGATACCATTACTCAAAAAACTAGAAAAGTCTAATTCCACTTTGGTAGATAAAACACTTTCGCAAGCGGCCGTTTTGAGTATACTTTCGTTTAACGGAATAAATTCAGTTCTAGTTGGCATGAGAAATGAAAATTATGTAAACGATATGTTACCTGTTTTAATTTCTGAATTACCTAAATTTTCAGAGGAGGAATTTAAGGAATATGAAATTTGA
- a CDS encoding 4-alpha-glucanotransferase encodes MSSNESSKKPVSIRKKILSHKRAGVSFPLLSLLTKESFEGGDFHTLELMAEWGKKTGVSLIQILPLNDLGNGRSPYSSISAFAIDPIYISLHALGINIKSRKERIMTLDINMSRVRELKVQNLQIYYNKIFNEALKEVLKNFMIQHLWVSSYAAFKVLYNKNKGAHWQNWSYGREYSIELQKEIQKENEDEFYFIIWIQYIAYQQLRNVKIKFEKEGVFLKGDMPILTSSNSADVWARTYLFDLSLNSGAPPDNFSEDGQNWHFPVINWDNMKLEGYSWWKERLEYLEHFYHLYRIDHVLGMYRIWAIPLGAKSAKLGYYHPQIGVKREEFLELGLSPDDFVKRGIIYEFHKDKFIFYWDFYKLEGYYTLAEDIKKILYPLSHKHLKDDELAWRKDGEDILNFFFSHTEMQACAEDLGAVPSFVRDSIHENEIIGLDIIRWTRSFEDGSYIPADKYRELAVSSLSVHDTSIALDWWNIAPKADKESFAKIIKLENLNSPPSVIMKAMLQFSFSARSLFSINLLHDFLFDSKYFPDELSPVNMLYHPEKHRINVPGTPEEKNWSYRFPFYVEDLLANVSHMEEIRFMLEESGRIYE; translated from the coding sequence ATGAGTTCGAATGAGTCTTCCAAAAAACCCGTATCTATTCGTAAAAAAATACTTTCCCATAAAAGAGCTGGTGTTTCTTTTCCCCTTCTTTCCCTTTTGACAAAAGAGTCTTTTGAAGGCGGGGATTTTCATACCCTCGAGTTAATGGCTGAATGGGGAAAAAAAACTGGCGTATCCTTGATTCAGATTTTGCCTTTAAACGATTTAGGCAATGGCAGAAGTCCGTACAGTTCCATTTCTGCATTCGCAATTGACCCAATTTATATATCTTTACATGCACTTGGGATCAATATAAAAAGTCGAAAAGAAAGAATTATGACTCTAGATATAAATATGTCTAGAGTGAGAGAATTAAAAGTTCAAAATTTACAAATTTATTACAATAAAATTTTCAATGAGGCCTTAAAAGAAGTTTTAAAAAATTTCATGATTCAACATCTTTGGGTTTCTTCCTATGCAGCCTTTAAAGTACTTTATAATAAAAATAAAGGCGCGCATTGGCAAAACTGGTCGTACGGAAGAGAGTATTCAATAGAACTCCAAAAGGAAATTCAAAAAGAAAATGAAGATGAATTTTATTTTATTATTTGGATTCAGTACATCGCGTATCAACAACTTAGAAATGTAAAAATTAAGTTTGAGAAAGAAGGAGTTTTCTTAAAAGGGGATATGCCTATATTAACTTCTTCCAATAGTGCAGATGTTTGGGCTAGGACATATTTATTTGATTTAAGTCTGAATTCGGGAGCTCCACCTGATAATTTTAGCGAAGATGGACAAAATTGGCATTTTCCGGTAATTAATTGGGATAATATGAAACTCGAAGGTTATTCTTGGTGGAAAGAACGACTCGAATACTTGGAACATTTTTATCATCTGTATCGAATTGATCATGTTTTGGGAATGTATCGAATTTGGGCAATTCCACTTGGTGCAAAATCAGCAAAACTTGGATACTATCATCCGCAAATCGGTGTTAAACGAGAAGAGTTTTTAGAGTTAGGTCTTTCGCCTGACGATTTTGTAAAAAGAGGTATTATATATGAATTCCATAAAGATAAATTTATATTCTATTGGGATTTCTACAAACTAGAAGGATATTATACATTAGCTGAAGATATTAAAAAAATTCTATATCCATTGTCTCACAAACATCTCAAAGATGATGAATTGGCATGGAGAAAAGATGGAGAAGATATTCTTAATTTCTTTTTTAGTCACACGGAAATGCAGGCATGTGCTGAAGACTTAGGAGCAGTTCCTTCCTTTGTAAGAGATAGTATCCACGAAAATGAAATTATAGGTTTAGATATTATTCGTTGGACTAGATCTTTTGAAGATGGTAGTTATATACCTGCGGATAAATACCGAGAGCTGGCAGTTTCTTCGTTATCTGTTCATGATACTTCGATTGCATTGGATTGGTGGAACATAGCTCCTAAAGCAGATAAAGAAAGTTTTGCTAAAATAATTAAATTAGAGAATTTAAATTCACCTCCTTCCGTTATAATGAAGGCAATGTTACAATTTTCTTTTTCTGCTAGAAGTCTATTTTCTATAAATCTTTTACATGACTTTTTATTTGATTCTAAATATTTTCCGGATGAATTAAGTCCAGTCAATATGTTATATCATCCAGAAAAACATAGAATAAATGTTCCAGGAACACCGGAAGAAAAAAATTGGTCTTACAGGTTTCCTTTTTACGTAGAAGACCTATTAGCAAACGTGAGTCATATGGAAGAAATTCGATTTATGTTAGAAGAATCAGGACGAATTTATGAATAA
- a CDS encoding FecR domain-containing protein: MKFWNKNWNIPAFLIFNIILFSGLFYYDLHKNINVGSFEAIGSVSFKINSIQRKFDSSVVWQAIAANTPLKNKDTIRTLPESDAIIRLNDGTEIQVDENSMVYLDMKDNVPNINFEGGSIQINNSLSGNPNQQIVLRTNNQILKLNSGNAKIESNGKDVKISLDKGSATLEGNGKSQNLNSSDIVTINDSGISKRTSPFILEEPTNQKKFISKTFPLSVDFLWKPTSSSNTNNLFELSKLKDFKKVDVRMQNISSANLKLTPGTYYWRVGGKNASDKIEYSETRKILIINETGLQLFSPPAGSVNPFKGGENRINFSWTPSETVNEYYVEIANNSSFTSNFKIIPVSTNSISLDNLSEGTYFWRVITKPSANGIPSLRSNESSFIISAKDGAKSFELISPADNSVLPLAVNKNQVAFQWNPSTSAKKFRIQVSSNPNFKDLLVNEITTNTKYTAALNKEGTYYWKVAQFFGETQTAFSISKKFTLTSKSPEELKEEPTNTKPNEEISQNENKDKEIKPKEVVPESNSISNLAPQNISPVSGKIDISKQKLIRFHWDKVKNASYYNLKIFENNKKSKMLLTEKTTQNSYILKNFSKLSEGAFLWEVTPFDKKNKSGKTARGKFSIDLDNDGLKKLKPEEIKILSPDTIYRDK, from the coding sequence ATGAAATTCTGGAATAAAAACTGGAACATTCCAGCATTTCTCATATTCAATATAATTTTATTCTCTGGTCTTTTTTATTACGACCTGCATAAAAATATCAATGTTGGATCTTTTGAAGCAATAGGTTCTGTTTCATTTAAAATAAATTCAATACAAAGAAAATTTGATTCTTCCGTAGTTTGGCAAGCAATCGCTGCCAATACACCACTCAAAAATAAAGACACTATAAGGACTCTGCCCGAGTCAGATGCCATCATTCGACTAAATGATGGAACGGAAATTCAAGTAGATGAAAATAGTATGGTTTATTTGGATATGAAAGATAATGTTCCTAACATTAATTTCGAAGGTGGATCCATTCAAATTAACAATTCTCTAAGCGGAAATCCAAACCAACAAATTGTACTAAGAACAAATAATCAAATATTAAAACTTAATAGTGGAAATGCAAAAATAGAATCAAATGGAAAAGATGTAAAAATTTCTTTAGACAAAGGAAGTGCAACTCTAGAAGGAAATGGAAAATCCCAAAACTTAAATTCGAGTGATATTGTAACAATAAACGATTCAGGAATTTCTAAAAGAACTAGTCCGTTTATCCTCGAAGAACCAACCAATCAAAAAAAGTTTATTTCTAAAACTTTCCCATTGTCAGTTGACTTTTTATGGAAACCGACTTCATCATCGAATACTAATAATTTGTTTGAGCTAAGTAAATTAAAAGATTTTAAAAAAGTAGATGTTAGAATGCAAAATATTTCTTCTGCAAATTTAAAACTAACTCCAGGTACTTACTACTGGCGTGTAGGTGGAAAAAATGCATCAGATAAAATCGAATACAGTGAAACCCGAAAGATACTAATTATTAATGAAACAGGATTACAGCTATTTTCTCCTCCTGCAGGCTCTGTAAATCCTTTCAAAGGTGGGGAAAATAGAATCAATTTTTCTTGGACTCCTAGTGAAACAGTAAACGAATACTATGTAGAAATCGCGAATAACAGCAGCTTTACTTCTAATTTTAAAATTATTCCTGTGAGTACAAATTCAATATCCTTAGATAATTTGAGCGAGGGAACTTATTTTTGGAGAGTGATTACAAAACCATCTGCTAATGGAATTCCTAGCCTTAGAAGTAATGAAAGTTCCTTTATAATAAGTGCAAAAGATGGAGCAAAATCCTTTGAATTAATTTCTCCAGCAGATAATTCTGTTTTACCGCTAGCAGTTAATAAAAATCAAGTCGCTTTTCAATGGAATCCATCTACTTCCGCAAAGAAATTTAGAATTCAAGTATCAAGTAATCCTAACTTTAAAGACTTACTTGTAAATGAAATAACTACCAATACAAAGTATACCGCTGCACTAAATAAAGAGGGAACTTATTACTGGAAAGTTGCTCAATTTTTTGGTGAAACACAAACAGCCTTTTCAATTTCTAAAAAATTTACTCTCACATCTAAAAGTCCTGAAGAGTTGAAAGAAGAACCAACAAATACAAAACCAAATGAAGAGATAAGTCAGAATGAGAATAAAGACAAAGAAATAAAACCAAAAGAAGTTGTCCCTGAATCTAATTCTATCAGTAACTTAGCTCCCCAAAATATTTCCCCAGTTTCTGGTAAAATTGATATAAGCAAACAAAAACTAATCCGATTTCATTGGGACAAAGTTAAAAATGCAAGTTACTATAATCTAAAAATTTTTGAAAATAATAAAAAATCGAAAATGCTATTAACGGAAAAGACTACTCAGAATTCTTATATTTTAAAGAACTTCTCAAAATTAAGCGAAGGTGCGTTTTTGTGGGAAGTAACTCCATTTGATAAAAAAAATAAATCAGGAAAAACAGCTCGAGGTAAATTCAGTATTGACTTAGATAATGACGGACTAAAAAAATTAAAACCAGAAGAAATAAAAATACTTTCGCCTGATACAATCTATAGAGATAAATAG
- a CDS encoding hybrid sensor histidine kinase/response regulator: MQNKPLVLIVDDTEYNIILLKQILLNEGYRVLSAMSGKDCLKILETEIPDIILLDVIMPEMNGFDIADRIKSNEKINSIPIIFLSAVSDYETKLKGLGKGAVDYITKPYDDREVIARIQLQLRIKELEKERLEHIKKLEFLDREKDNLLQIIAHDMRSPLTSIMLMAEFLMIQENEIDKEKLSKYSNTIFNSSKKILKLINQLMKSTKVESAKIDITQFDLVKSISHSTDLVTRLLEKKNIHLDINTFASEIFVKLDESKLDQILNNIIYNAIKFTNQNGFIKIAVDRDSNTSSLHIAIEDNGIGMPNNIKETVFSKKLVNHREGTNGEDGTGLGLSITKNLVTLLEGDIRIESEENKGTTIHLYFYNC; encoded by the coding sequence ATGCAGAATAAACCATTAGTATTGATTGTAGATGATACTGAATACAATATTATTCTATTAAAACAAATTCTTTTGAATGAAGGTTATAGAGTATTATCCGCTATGAGTGGAAAAGACTGTTTGAAGATTCTAGAAACGGAAATTCCAGACATTATATTACTCGATGTGATTATGCCGGAGATGAACGGGTTTGATATAGCTGATCGAATAAAGTCAAATGAAAAAATAAACAGTATACCAATAATATTTTTAAGTGCAGTCTCAGATTATGAAACAAAATTAAAAGGACTAGGAAAAGGTGCAGTTGACTATATAACAAAACCGTATGATGATAGAGAAGTAATTGCGCGAATTCAACTTCAATTACGAATTAAAGAATTAGAAAAAGAAAGACTCGAACATATTAAAAAATTAGAATTTTTAGATAGAGAAAAAGATAATCTATTACAAATTATTGCGCATGATATGCGTTCTCCGCTTACTTCGATCATGCTAATGGCCGAATTTTTAATGATACAAGAGAATGAAATAGATAAAGAAAAATTATCAAAATATTCGAATACTATTTTTAATTCTAGCAAAAAAATATTAAAGTTGATAAACCAATTAATGAAATCTACGAAAGTGGAATCTGCAAAAATTGATATAACTCAATTTGATTTAGTGAAATCAATTTCTCATTCTACTGATTTAGTAACTAGATTGCTCGAAAAAAAGAATATTCACTTAGATATTAATACTTTTGCTTCTGAAATATTTGTTAAACTAGACGAATCAAAACTGGATCAAATTTTAAATAATATTATATACAATGCGATTAAATTTACAAACCAAAATGGGTTCATTAAAATTGCAGTTGATAGAGATTCTAATACTAGTTCTTTACATATTGCGATAGAGGACAATGGTATTGGCATGCCAAATAATATAAAGGAAACTGTGTTTTCTAAAAAATTAGTTAATCATAGAGAAGGGACGAATGGAGAAGATGGTACGGGACTTGGGCTCTCTATCACTAAAAATCTGGTTACTCTTTTGGAAGGGGATATTAGGATAGAGAGTGAGGAAAATAAGGGAACTACTATTCACCTGTATTTTTACAATTGTTAA